A genomic stretch from Xiphophorus maculatus strain JP 163 A chromosome 14, X_maculatus-5.0-male, whole genome shotgun sequence includes:
- the LOC102223511 gene encoding erythroid membrane-associated protein-like — MDCGWAPRFVSLSLVLLISASAEGKTITGAVGEDVILPCQASDYTPFQIVEWSRDGIHSEYVFVFDNTNPDLEITEQSYKGRVDVVDLEKGDVSLKLRNVKLEDSGRYECYVVRETNRKKRDIQPISTVYLHVAPPPPGRGHIGLVGLMVVAMVTALFAVIVWKKRTVSPPQGETPQTPPV; from the exons ATGGATTGTGGGTGGGCCCCCAGATTTGTGTCTCTCAGCCTGGTTCTGCTGATTTCTGCCTCTGCTGAAG GTAAGACCATCACTGGTGCAGTTGGAGAGGATGTTATTCTGCCATGTCAGGCCAGTGACTACACGCCTTTTCAAATTGTGGAGTGGAGCAGAGATGGCATACACTCAGAATATGTCTTCGTCTTTGACAACACAAACCCAGATCTGGAAATCACAGAACAAAGCTACAAGGGACGAGTTGATGTGGTGGACCTGGAGAAAGGAGACGTGTCTCTGAAGCTGAGGAACGTGAAACTTGAGGACAGTGGAAGATATGAGTGTTATGTTGTGAGAGAAACAAACCGTAAAAAGAGAGacattcagccaatcagcactgTCTACCTTCATGtggctcctcctcctccag GTCGAGGACACATTGGACTGGTTGGGCTGATGGTGGTTGCTATGGTTACTGCTCTGTTTGCTGTGATTGTCTGGAAGAAAAGGACTGTCTCCCCTCCCCAGGGTGAAACTCCCCAGACTCCTCCGGTCTGA
- the LOC111610933 gene encoding uncharacterized protein LOC111610933 produces MKEASVHSLLCLTFIMIYTANKDTGLYWCESMSGSSSSSSSIQLSVSGGSVILQSPVLPVMEGDDVTLSCRAKNPTHNLPAAFYKDGSFIGDGPSGHMTLLHVSSSDEGLYKCNISRHGESPSSRISVKGQRKPEDEAKDEKEITYSELKTFRNQQQPIRSSRDPALVYSAVRTGDIEYGQINIRETGNHQRSREMDPGPVYSAVRTAGIRPNRTREPEPEPEPDVVYSAVRPADGP; encoded by the exons ATGAAGGAAGCATCTGTCCACTCTCTCCTCT GTCTGACTTTTATAATGATCTACACAGCAAACAAAG ATACTGGTCTGTACTGGTGTGAGTCCATGTCtggatcctccagcagcagcagcagcatccagctctctgtctctg gTGGATCAGTGATCCTGCAGAGTCCTGTCCTCCCTGTGATGGAGGGAGATGACgtcactctgagctgcagagcaaagaatcCAACCCACAACCTCCCAGCTGCTTTCTATAAAGATGGCTCCTTCATTGGTGATGGACCATCAGGTCACATGAccctcctccatgtttccagCTCTGATGAAGGCCTCTATAAATGTAACATCAGCCGTCATGGAGAGTCTCCATCCAGCAGGATCtctgtcaaaggtcagag GAAACCTGAAG atgaaGCAAAAGATGAAAAGGAAATCACCTACAGTGAACTGAAAACCTTCagaaatcagcagcagccaatcagaagcagcCGAG atcCAGCTCTGGTTTACTCTGCAGTGAGAACTGGAGACATTGAATATGGACagataaacatcagagaaactGGAAACCATCAGAGGAGCAGAG AGATGGATCCGGGTCCAGTTTACTCTGCAGTGAGGACAGCAGGCATcagacccaacagaaccagag aaccagaaccagaaccagaaccagacgtGGTTTACTCTGCAGTCAGACCGGCTGATGGTCCATAA